In the genome of Desulfofarcimen acetoxidans DSM 771, one region contains:
- a CDS encoding [FeFe] hydrogenase, group A codes for MDDRFSLEKEITRRSFLKMMGGLGLTGLSLSLAGCGEGQQEFAGGKGWMPQQYQVAGAWPAQVRGRVPVSPDNPSIARDDRKCILCGQCLEVCKNTQTVYGHYALPLVNDIVCVNCGQCALWCPTGAISECDDSEKVWEAIQDPGKVVVVQTAPATRVALGEEFGLEPGAWVMGQQVAALRRLGFDVIFDTNFTADLTIMEEATELIRRVKGDLKKPLPQFTSCCPGWIKFCEYFYPDLFLNLSTCKSPQQMLGALVKTYFAKEKGLNPKNIFSVAIMPCTAKKFEANRSEMKDSGYRDVDSVLTTRELSRLLKKHNIDLTKLPAENYDPLMGKSTGGAVIFGATGGVMEAAVRTAYFFITQSPPPSGLLQLTPVRGLAGVKEAAVEIPGVGRIRVAVCHGMGNAREILEATRKGNAPWHFVEFMCCPGGCQSGGGQPRTAVPPSDEIRLKRIASLYNADAKMVMRESHENPDILTIYQKFLEHPMSELAERLLHTEYISRGKCFSPLKSGAV; via the coding sequence ATGGATGACCGGTTTAGTTTAGAAAAAGAAATTACCAGACGGTCATTTCTTAAAATGATGGGGGGCTTGGGCCTGACCGGTTTATCGCTAAGTCTTGCCGGATGCGGTGAAGGCCAACAGGAATTCGCCGGAGGGAAAGGATGGATGCCGCAGCAGTATCAGGTAGCCGGTGCCTGGCCGGCTCAGGTGCGGGGAAGGGTGCCGGTCAGTCCGGACAACCCGTCAATAGCCCGTGATGACCGGAAATGTATTCTGTGCGGTCAGTGTTTGGAAGTCTGTAAAAACACACAAACCGTTTACGGTCATTATGCGTTGCCGCTGGTTAATGACATTGTTTGTGTTAACTGCGGACAGTGTGCTCTCTGGTGTCCCACCGGGGCGATTAGCGAGTGCGACGATAGTGAAAAGGTATGGGAGGCAATACAGGATCCGGGTAAGGTGGTGGTTGTCCAGACAGCCCCGGCTACCAGGGTGGCTTTGGGCGAGGAATTCGGTTTGGAGCCAGGTGCCTGGGTAATGGGGCAGCAGGTAGCCGCTTTAAGAAGACTGGGTTTTGATGTGATTTTTGATACCAATTTCACAGCCGATTTGACCATTATGGAAGAAGCCACCGAACTGATCAGGCGTGTCAAGGGGGACTTGAAAAAGCCTTTGCCCCAGTTTACTTCCTGCTGTCCTGGCTGGATTAAGTTTTGCGAATACTTCTACCCGGATCTCTTTTTAAATTTATCTACCTGCAAGTCCCCGCAGCAGATGCTCGGGGCGCTGGTTAAAACTTATTTTGCCAAAGAAAAGGGGTTAAACCCTAAAAATATATTTTCAGTAGCTATTATGCCTTGTACAGCTAAAAAATTTGAAGCCAATCGGTCGGAAATGAAGGACAGCGGTTACCGGGATGTGGACTCGGTTCTTACTACCAGGGAGTTGTCCCGTCTGCTTAAAAAACATAATATTGATCTGACCAAACTGCCGGCGGAGAACTATGATCCGCTGATGGGAAAGTCTACCGGCGGGGCTGTTATTTTCGGAGCTACCGGCGGGGTAATGGAAGCCGCGGTAAGGACAGCTTATTTCTTTATTACTCAAAGTCCGCCTCCTTCCGGGCTTCTTCAACTGACACCGGTGCGGGGCCTGGCGGGTGTGAAAGAAGCCGCGGTAGAAATACCGGGTGTGGGCCGGATCAGGGTTGCCGTTTGTCATGGCATGGGCAATGCGCGGGAAATACTGGAGGCCACTCGCAAGGGTAACGCCCCCTGGCATTTTGTGGAGTTTATGTGCTGTCCGGGCGGCTGTCAGAGCGGGGGCGGACAGCCGCGTACTGCAGTGCCGCCTTCTGATGAAATTCGTTTAAAAAGGATTGCCAGTTTGTATAATGCCGATGCCAAAATGGTTATGAGGGAAAGTCATGAAAACCCGGATATTTTAACCATCTACCAGAAATTTCTGGAGCATCCGATGAGTGAACTGGCTGAGAGGCTGCTGCATACTGAATATATATCACGGGGTAAATGTTTCAGCCCGTTAAAGTCTGGTGCAGTTTAA
- a CDS encoding 4Fe-4S dicluster domain-containing protein, with protein sequence MAKSVLVDITKCVGCGSCAVACKLWNSLKWDQSKPVNGEKAETSAENWTVVRLHQVPKEREKVWRFTKQQCLHCEEPACASACFARAIVKTEQGPVIYRASLCVGCRYCMLACPFEIPKYEWDKVFPQVHKCQMCPERIENGESPACVAACPTGALKYGERSLLLQEARRCLSSNSNYIKHIYGEKEAGGTSWLYISDTDFAALGFRTGVTSRPLPDYTYSILKLTPAVALGWGAVLTGLYAYNRRRKEIAGETKEKKREKR encoded by the coding sequence GTGGCAAAAAGTGTTTTAGTTGATATTACTAAGTGTGTTGGGTGCGGGAGTTGTGCCGTTGCCTGTAAACTATGGAATAGCCTGAAGTGGGATCAGAGTAAGCCTGTTAACGGAGAAAAAGCGGAAACTTCCGCAGAAAACTGGACCGTGGTGCGCCTGCACCAGGTGCCAAAGGAACGGGAAAAGGTCTGGCGCTTTACTAAACAGCAGTGCCTGCATTGTGAAGAACCGGCCTGCGCCTCAGCCTGTTTCGCCAGGGCTATTGTCAAAACGGAACAAGGACCGGTCATCTATCGGGCCTCACTATGTGTCGGCTGTCGCTATTGTATGCTGGCCTGTCCCTTTGAGATCCCTAAATATGAATGGGACAAGGTCTTTCCTCAGGTACACAAGTGCCAGATGTGTCCGGAAAGGATTGAAAATGGTGAGAGTCCGGCCTGTGTGGCCGCCTGTCCTACAGGAGCACTGAAATACGGTGAGCGAAGCCTGCTGCTGCAGGAGGCCCGCCGGTGTTTAAGCAGCAACAGCAATTATATTAAGCATATTTACGGTGAAAAGGAAGCCGGCGGTACTTCGTGGCTTTATATATCAGACACAGATTTTGCGGCTCTGGGTTTCAGAACCGGTGTTACCAGCAGGCCGCTTCCCGATTATACTTACAGTATTTTAAAGCTTACCCCTGCGGTTGCCCTGGGCTGGGGGGCGGTCTTAACCGGCTTGTATGCGTACAACCGGCGCAGGAAGGAAATTGCCGGGGAAACTAAGGAAAAAAAGAGAGAGAAACGATGA
- the nrfD gene encoding NrfD/PsrC family molybdoenzyme membrane anchor subunit produces the protein MQKKWHFRMTPVRAVLLCLSLLAVVLAVYRLVFGLGSATNLNDRWPWGLWIGFDVLTGVALAGGGYSTCLLVHVLRINKFKPIVRSAMLTSLIGYLLVMGGLFLDIGRWFNFWAPFVSWGYHSVLFEVFWCVSIYTLIQTLEFGEIATEKVGRSWHGFFKKIMPVLFIVGIVLPTLHQSSLGSLYVIEVGKLYPLWWSMLLPLFFLMSSFFVGPAMVVVETTLAGKAHGHQVETSVLQSLVKVSGSVMLVYLILKIADLFYRHKAGLVLAGNFEGYMFLLEMLAGIIIPLIICFTPGLRSTKGGLLAFSLLVVAGVIINRMNVVFTGMSRYMGGSYFPSFIEWAVSIGLISAGVLAYLFIVENFNILSEEPRVKEIAH, from the coding sequence ATGCAGAAGAAATGGCATTTTAGAATGACTCCGGTCAGAGCAGTGCTGCTGTGCCTGTCTCTTCTGGCCGTAGTCCTGGCGGTTTATCGCCTGGTTTTTGGCCTGGGCAGTGCTACCAACTTAAATGACCGGTGGCCCTGGGGGTTATGGATAGGCTTTGACGTTTTAACTGGTGTGGCACTGGCCGGAGGTGGTTACAGCACTTGCCTGCTTGTGCATGTACTAAGAATAAATAAATTTAAACCGATTGTCAGAAGTGCTATGTTAACGTCTCTAATAGGTTACCTGCTGGTTATGGGCGGCCTCTTTTTAGATATCGGGCGCTGGTTTAATTTCTGGGCTCCCTTTGTTTCCTGGGGCTACCACAGTGTCTTATTTGAAGTGTTCTGGTGTGTTTCGATATATACTTTGATTCAAACGCTGGAATTTGGTGAAATCGCGACAGAGAAAGTGGGCCGCTCCTGGCACGGTTTTTTCAAAAAAATAATGCCGGTACTTTTTATCGTTGGTATTGTTTTGCCCACCCTGCACCAGTCATCGCTGGGTTCCCTGTATGTTATTGAGGTTGGTAAATTATATCCCCTCTGGTGGTCTATGCTGCTGCCTCTTTTTTTCCTGATGTCTTCCTTTTTCGTGGGTCCGGCTATGGTGGTGGTGGAAACCACTCTGGCCGGTAAAGCGCACGGTCACCAGGTTGAAACCTCTGTTTTGCAAAGCCTGGTCAAAGTCTCCGGTTCAGTTATGCTGGTTTATCTTATTTTGAAAATTGCTGATTTGTTTTATCGCCATAAGGCGGGACTGGTCTTGGCCGGAAATTTCGAAGGGTATATGTTCTTGCTGGAAATGCTGGCCGGTATTATAATTCCTCTTATTATATGTTTCACCCCCGGGTTGCGCTCCACAAAGGGAGGGTTGCTTGCCTTCAGCTTGCTGGTGGTAGCCGGGGTAATCATTAACCGTATGAATGTTGTCTTTACCGGTATGTCCCGTTACATGGGCGGCAGCTACTTTCCTTCCTTTATTGAGTGGGCAGTCAGTATTGGCCTGATATCTGCCGGTGTTCTGGCTTACCTGTTTATTGTGGAGAATTTCAATATTCTTTCTGAGGAACCCCGGGTCAAAGAGATTGCGCATTAG
- a CDS encoding LysR family transcriptional regulator, protein MNIKQLEAFLQVARHKNFTKAAVHLMMSQPAVSFQIKSLEEDLQINLFERSEKKVALTEAGRLLYPVAMQMVRQYHKIRASLDDLRNLKTGHLQLGACPAAGEILLPRLIGAFREQYPGVKISLQVGGSSQVNRWLKERDVVMGILSIPVQIDGVEGQPWLRDHLAFIAPTWHPWNGAEVKPNDLLRESLVIRETGSGSRQVAEQQFLELNLSLEQFAGILELGSNQSIINAVRAGLGIGLVSSWTVRDDIARNNIGVFTVPGLTFEYNLYLAWNQPGAEGLAVSTFRRFLLNHEITGRLLDDIS, encoded by the coding sequence GTGAATATTAAACAACTGGAAGCCTTTCTCCAGGTAGCTAGACATAAAAATTTTACTAAGGCCGCTGTTCATTTAATGATGAGCCAGCCGGCAGTTAGTTTTCAAATTAAATCACTGGAGGAAGACCTGCAAATCAATCTTTTTGAACGAAGTGAAAAAAAGGTTGCGCTTACAGAGGCAGGGAGGCTGCTTTACCCCGTGGCTATGCAAATGGTGCGGCAGTATCATAAGATCCGGGCCAGCCTGGATGATTTGAGAAACTTAAAAACCGGTCATCTCCAATTGGGAGCCTGTCCGGCAGCCGGTGAAATTCTGCTGCCCCGGCTGATAGGAGCCTTTCGGGAACAATACCCGGGTGTTAAGATAAGCCTGCAGGTAGGGGGCAGTTCTCAAGTGAACCGCTGGCTCAAGGAACGGGATGTGGTAATGGGGATTTTGAGTATTCCGGTGCAAATCGACGGTGTTGAAGGTCAACCCTGGTTGCGCGATCACCTGGCATTTATTGCGCCAACCTGGCATCCTTGGAATGGCGCCGAAGTTAAGCCGAATGATTTGCTCAGAGAATCCCTGGTGATCAGGGAAACCGGTTCCGGCTCTCGTCAAGTAGCGGAGCAGCAGTTTCTCGAACTAAATTTATCTCTTGAACAGTTTGCGGGTATTCTTGAACTTGGCAGCAACCAGTCTATAATAAATGCTGTGCGGGCGGGGCTTGGCATAGGCCTGGTATCTTCCTGGACGGTCCGGGATGATATAGCAAGGAATAACATTGGGGTGTTTACTGTACCGGGTTTAACCTTTGAATACAATCTTTATCTGGCCTGGAATCAACCCGGAGCAGAAGGCTTGGCTGTCAGTACTTTCCGGCGGTTTTTGCTGAATCATGAAATTACCGGCCGTTTGCTTGATGACATTTCTTAA
- a CDS encoding NADH-dependent [FeFe] hydrogenase, group A6: MSQITLTIDGQQVQARAGTTVLEAARKIGIRIPTLCYLKEVNEAGACRVCLVEVQGARTLQASCVTPVAEGMVVKTNTPEVRQARKLNLELIMSNHPQECLICPRSTNCELQAVAAELGLKELRFEGTNRHYQPDNSSPSLVRDPRKCILCRRCVSVCENIQKVTAIAPQERGFDTVIAPAFLASLSDSTCVNCGQCALVCPTAAIVEKNQVQEVWSALADPAKHVVVQTAPATRISVGEIFGLEPGSLVTGKMVAALRRLGFDKVFDTDFTADLTIMEEGSELIRRLNGKGALPLITSCSPGWIKFIEHHYPDLLPHLSTCKSPQQMFGALAKTYYAEKAGLDPGSIFVVSIMPCTAKKYEAGRPEMNSSGYQDVDVVLTTRELGKMLKEAGIDFTALPEENYDQPLGISTGAGVIFGATGGVMEAALRTGYELVTGETLASIEFKDVRGMEGVKEAAIDLKGTILNVAVAHGLGNARELLEKIRNGDIYHFIEIMCCPGGCIGGGGQPIPTDQETRLKRAAGIYSTDQSMPLRKSHENPAVQSLYKEFLGEPLGHKSHQLLHTVYTERSKF, encoded by the coding sequence ATGTCTCAGATAACACTCACCATAGACGGGCAGCAGGTACAAGCACGGGCAGGGACTACTGTTTTGGAAGCCGCCAGAAAGATCGGCATAAGAATTCCTACTCTCTGCTACCTGAAAGAGGTTAATGAAGCAGGTGCCTGCCGGGTCTGCCTGGTAGAGGTGCAGGGAGCACGCACACTGCAGGCCTCCTGTGTAACCCCCGTGGCTGAGGGTATGGTGGTGAAAACCAATACTCCGGAGGTAAGACAGGCCAGAAAACTCAATCTGGAGCTGATTATGTCCAACCACCCGCAGGAATGCCTGATCTGCCCCCGCAGCACTAATTGCGAACTTCAAGCTGTGGCTGCGGAGCTCGGTCTTAAGGAGCTGCGCTTTGAGGGCACTAACCGGCATTATCAACCGGATAACTCCAGCCCTTCACTGGTCAGGGATCCACGCAAGTGCATTCTCTGTCGCCGCTGTGTCAGTGTCTGCGAGAACATTCAAAAAGTTACCGCCATTGCACCTCAGGAGCGTGGTTTTGATACAGTTATCGCCCCGGCTTTTCTGGCTTCTCTGAGCGACTCTACCTGTGTAAACTGCGGCCAATGCGCTTTGGTCTGTCCGACCGCGGCTATTGTAGAAAAAAATCAGGTGCAAGAGGTCTGGTCTGCCCTGGCTGATCCTGCCAAGCATGTGGTGGTGCAAACTGCTCCGGCCACCAGGATCAGTGTCGGAGAAATATTCGGACTGGAGCCGGGCAGCCTGGTAACAGGTAAAATGGTGGCAGCTTTACGGCGTTTGGGTTTTGATAAGGTTTTTGATACTGACTTTACAGCCGACCTAACTATTATGGAAGAGGGCAGTGAACTAATCAGGCGACTTAACGGGAAAGGAGCACTTCCTCTAATCACTTCCTGCAGTCCGGGCTGGATCAAATTTATAGAGCACCACTACCCGGATTTGCTGCCCCACCTGTCCACATGCAAATCACCTCAGCAAATGTTCGGGGCACTGGCCAAAACCTATTACGCGGAAAAAGCAGGGCTTGACCCGGGCAGTATTTTCGTTGTTTCGATAATGCCCTGTACAGCTAAAAAATATGAGGCGGGTCGGCCGGAAATGAACAGCAGCGGCTATCAGGACGTGGATGTGGTGCTGACCACCAGAGAACTGGGCAAAATGCTCAAGGAGGCAGGCATAGACTTCACGGCCCTGCCGGAGGAAAACTATGATCAGCCGCTGGGCATCTCCACTGGCGCCGGGGTCATCTTCGGAGCTACGGGAGGTGTCATGGAAGCAGCCCTGCGCACCGGTTATGAACTGGTTACCGGAGAAACACTGGCTTCCATTGAATTCAAAGATGTCCGGGGCATGGAAGGTGTTAAGGAAGCGGCCATAGACTTGAAGGGAACTATATTGAATGTTGCTGTGGCTCACGGTTTGGGCAATGCCCGCGAGCTGCTGGAGAAGATTAGGAATGGCGATATTTATCACTTCATTGAAATCATGTGCTGTCCCGGCGGCTGTATCGGCGGAGGCGGCCAGCCTATTCCCACCGACCAAGAAACCAGGCTCAAGCGGGCCGCCGGCATATATAGCACCGACCAGAGCATGCCTTTAAGAAAATCCCATGAAAACCCGGCTGTTCAAAGCCTCTACAAGGAATTTTTAGGCGAGCCTCTGGGACACAAGTCCCATCAATTACTGCATACCGTTTATACAGAGAGAAGCAAGTTTTAG
- the nuoF gene encoding NADH-quinone oxidoreductase subunit NuoF yields MSMYRSHVLVCAGAGCISSDCKAVQSALIANIQAQGLKDEIKVVETGCMGPCDLGPVVLIFPDGVFYRKLKPEDTADIVTEHLLKGKLVDRLLHRPTGKSEQVATFDRMEFFKRQTRVTLRNTGLINPESIEEYIARDGYQALGKVLSKYSPEEVISAIKASGLRGRGGAGFPTGLKWEFTARASGNPKYVVCNADEGDPGAFMDRSILEGDPHSVLEAMAICGYAIGAEKGFIYVRAEYPLAVQRLETAIGKCLEYGLLGRNIFSTGFNFDIEIRVGAGAFVCGEETALLASIEGRRGEPRPKPPFPAQEGLWGKPTVINNVETWANIPPIILNGPEWFSAIGTENSKGTKVFALAGKINNTGLVEVPMGTPLKEIIYDIGGGIPNGKKFKAVQTGGPSGGCIPAEYLDTPVDYDSLVKLGTIMGSGGMIIVDEDTCMVDLAKFFLEFVQEESCGKCAPCRIGTKRMLEIMERIVEGNGKDGDIELLEELSQGIKSSALCGLGQTAPNPVLSTLRHFREEYIAHIKDKRCPAGACQALVTYYIDARACKGCGLCSKNCPAGAISGEKKKPHVIDAGKCIKCGTCKDKCKFNSIFIL; encoded by the coding sequence ATGAGTATGTATAGGTCACATGTACTTGTCTGTGCCGGGGCAGGCTGTATATCCTCGGACTGCAAAGCAGTGCAAAGCGCGTTAATAGCCAATATTCAAGCACAAGGATTGAAAGATGAAATAAAAGTCGTGGAAACCGGCTGCATGGGACCCTGTGACCTGGGTCCGGTGGTGCTGATTTTTCCTGACGGGGTTTTTTACCGCAAGCTGAAACCGGAAGATACAGCTGATATCGTTACCGAACACCTGCTCAAGGGCAAATTAGTTGACCGTCTTTTGCACCGGCCTACCGGAAAATCAGAACAGGTCGCAACATTCGACCGGATGGAATTCTTCAAGCGTCAAACCAGAGTCACCCTGCGCAACACCGGACTGATTAATCCTGAATCCATAGAAGAATACATTGCCAGGGACGGCTACCAGGCCTTAGGCAAAGTGTTATCAAAATACTCACCGGAGGAGGTTATTTCGGCTATTAAAGCTTCCGGTCTGAGGGGCAGGGGAGGGGCCGGCTTTCCTACAGGCTTGAAATGGGAATTTACTGCCCGGGCCTCCGGAAATCCCAAGTATGTGGTATGCAACGCCGATGAAGGTGATCCCGGCGCGTTTATGGATCGCAGTATTCTGGAAGGGGACCCGCACAGTGTATTGGAGGCCATGGCTATCTGCGGCTACGCTATCGGAGCGGAAAAAGGCTTTATTTATGTGCGCGCGGAATACCCGCTGGCAGTGCAGAGGCTGGAAACAGCCATCGGCAAATGCCTGGAATACGGTTTGCTGGGCCGAAATATTTTCAGTACCGGTTTTAATTTTGATATAGAAATAAGAGTAGGAGCAGGCGCCTTTGTCTGTGGTGAAGAAACAGCCCTGCTGGCTTCTATTGAAGGCCGGCGCGGCGAACCCAGACCAAAGCCGCCTTTCCCTGCACAGGAGGGACTCTGGGGCAAACCCACTGTAATTAATAACGTTGAAACCTGGGCCAACATACCCCCAATTATTCTCAACGGACCTGAGTGGTTCAGCGCTATTGGGACAGAGAACAGCAAAGGCACTAAGGTTTTTGCCCTGGCCGGCAAAATCAACAATACCGGACTGGTTGAAGTGCCTATGGGTACTCCTTTAAAGGAAATCATCTATGATATCGGGGGCGGCATACCTAACGGCAAAAAATTCAAAGCCGTACAAACCGGCGGACCCTCCGGCGGCTGTATCCCGGCAGAATATCTGGACACTCCGGTAGATTATGATTCCCTGGTTAAACTGGGCACAATTATGGGTTCCGGCGGCATGATTATTGTAGATGAAGACACCTGCATGGTGGATTTAGCCAAGTTTTTCCTCGAGTTTGTTCAGGAAGAATCCTGCGGCAAATGCGCTCCCTGCCGTATAGGAACAAAACGCATGCTGGAAATAATGGAGCGAATCGTCGAAGGCAACGGTAAAGACGGTGATATAGAATTGCTGGAAGAGCTCAGCCAGGGCATTAAAAGCTCCGCCTTATGCGGACTGGGACAAACAGCGCCCAACCCTGTTTTAAGCACGCTCAGGCATTTTCGGGAAGAATATATAGCCCATATAAAAGACAAAAGATGTCCGGCCGGAGCCTGCCAAGCACTGGTTACCTACTATATCGATGCAAGGGCCTGTAAAGGCTGCGGTTTGTGCAGCAAAAATTGCCCTGCCGGCGCTATCAGCGGGGAAAAGAAAAAACCGCATGTTATTGATGCGGGCAAATGCATCAAGTGCGGGACATGCAAAGACAAGTGCAAGTTCAATTCAATATTTATTTTATGA
- a CDS encoding (2Fe-2S) ferredoxin domain-containing protein: MRTLEDLNKLRDKLQAEISIRERKQEITVNVSMGTCGIAAGARETMKTLIEEISSKNIKDIALTQTGCLGACQQEPLVQIQKGGEKVTYINVDQEKARQIVNRHLLEGKVIEQWTKPEE; the protein is encoded by the coding sequence TTGAGAACCTTGGAAGATCTGAACAAGCTGAGGGACAAACTTCAGGCGGAAATTAGCATCCGGGAAAGAAAGCAGGAAATTACCGTTAATGTCAGTATGGGTACCTGCGGAATAGCGGCAGGAGCCAGGGAAACAATGAAGACTCTGATCGAAGAAATAAGCAGTAAAAATATAAAAGACATAGCTTTGACCCAGACAGGCTGTCTGGGAGCCTGCCAACAGGAACCGCTGGTGCAAATCCAAAAGGGTGGGGAAAAAGTTACTTACATTAATGTAGATCAGGAAAAAGCCAGGCAAATTGTTAACAGGCACCTGCTGGAAGGCAAAGTCATAGAACAGTGGACAAAACCGGAGGAGTAG
- a CDS encoding ATP-binding protein: MEELSYHILDLARNSIEAGAANLEINVIEDPAKNLLKFEVKDDGRGIGENALNKITDPFYTTKAAKKIGLGIPLLSEAVQACGGSLKIEPLSPNGTQVTASFPYDHMDRAPLGDLPSTISVLLAAGHCFNLIYRHRHVRKNFVFNTKEIRAQLGKVPLTTPAVLNWLQEYLDSSIRNLKRRRNN; the protein is encoded by the coding sequence TTGGAAGAATTGTCTTATCACATTCTTGACCTGGCCCGCAATTCAATAGAGGCTGGCGCTGCAAATCTGGAAATCAATGTTATAGAGGATCCGGCGAAAAATTTACTGAAATTTGAGGTGAAGGATGACGGTCGAGGTATCGGTGAAAATGCCCTCAACAAAATAACGGATCCCTTTTACACTACCAAGGCAGCTAAAAAAATAGGGCTGGGTATACCTCTCCTGTCAGAAGCTGTGCAGGCTTGCGGCGGCAGTCTGAAAATCGAGCCGCTGTCCCCGAACGGCACTCAGGTTACCGCATCTTTTCCGTATGATCACATGGACCGGGCTCCGCTGGGTGACCTGCCCTCTACCATAAGTGTTTTGCTGGCTGCCGGTCATTGTTTTAACCTGATTTACCGCCACCGGCATGTAAGAAAAAATTTTGTTTTTAATACTAAAGAAATCCGGGCTCAGCTGGGGAAGGTGCCCCTTACAACCCCGGCGGTGCTGAATTGGCTGCAAGAATACTTAGATTCAAGCATCAGAAATCTAAAGAGGAGGCGAAATAATTGA
- a CDS encoding complex I 24 kDa subunit family protein yields the protein MGDKCKCHSQLSAELLSQVDKIIEPSSGRSGNLIQVLHRVQELVGYLPREVQVRVAEGLNVPLSIVYGVVSFYSFFNVLPKGKHTINVCTGTACYVRGAKQLINNIQDQLDIKTGGTTSDGQFSLGMVRCVGACGLGPVVTINEDVHAQVRPEKIDGILAKYSKE from the coding sequence GTGGGCGACAAATGCAAATGCCATTCTCAGCTAAGCGCTGAACTGCTTTCCCAGGTGGATAAAATCATTGAACCTTCAAGCGGCCGCTCCGGCAACTTGATCCAGGTACTGCACCGGGTCCAGGAACTGGTGGGGTATCTCCCACGCGAGGTACAGGTACGGGTAGCGGAAGGACTTAATGTACCCCTGTCCATTGTCTACGGCGTTGTCTCCTTTTATTCATTCTTTAATGTACTGCCAAAGGGAAAACACACTATTAATGTATGTACCGGAACGGCCTGCTATGTAAGAGGTGCTAAACAGCTGATTAATAATATACAGGATCAACTTGATATTAAAACCGGAGGGACAACCAGTGACGGACAGTTTTCTCTGGGCATGGTTCGCTGCGTGGGAGCCTGCGGCCTCGGACCGGTGGTAACAATTAATGAAGACGTTCACGCACAGGTACGCCCGGAAAAAATAGACGGTATTTTAGCTAAATACTCTAAGGAGTAG
- a CDS encoding DRTGG domain-containing protein yields MEQWSKIIKFLHLTLLTDPAFLKREIRGAYCGDLLSDVLANSLSGNIWITIHRHRNVIAVASLLNLCGVIITGNRQPDRETLAAAEMEGVPIFTTPLNNFAAAGRLYHLLELKLTD; encoded by the coding sequence ATGGAACAGTGGTCAAAAATTATTAAGTTTCTGCATCTAACCCTATTAACCGATCCGGCATTCTTGAAACGGGAAATCCGGGGAGCTTACTGCGGGGATCTGCTCAGCGATGTCCTGGCCAACTCACTTTCCGGAAACATATGGATAACCATTCACCGTCACCGCAATGTTATTGCGGTTGCCTCTTTGCTTAACCTGTGCGGGGTAATAATTACCGGCAACCGGCAACCTGACAGAGAAACACTGGCAGCCGCGGAGATGGAAGGTGTTCCGATTTTCACTACCCCTTTGAATAATTTTGCCGCAGCGGGACGGCTATATCACTTGCTGGAATTAAAACTAACCGACTAA